In Neomonachus schauinslandi chromosome 6, ASM220157v2, whole genome shotgun sequence, a genomic segment contains:
- the SLC39A1 gene encoding zinc transporter ZIP1 has translation MGPWAEPELLVWRPEAVASEPPGPVGLEVKMGALVLLLLLTLLCSLVPICVLRRPGAGPEASASRQKALSLVSCFAGGVFLATCLLDLLPDYLAAIDEALAALHVTLQFPLQEFILAMGFFLVLVMEQITLAYKEQSGPPPREETRALLGTANGGPQHWHDGPGVPQAGGAPAAPSALRACVLVFSLALHSVFEGLAVGLQRDRARALELCLALLLHKGILAVSLSLRLLQSHLRAQVVAGCGILFSCMTPLGIGLGAALAESAGPLHQLAQSVLEGMAAGTFLYITFLEILPQELATSEQRILKVILLLAGFALLTGLLFIQV, from the exons ATGGGGCCCTGGGCAGAGCCAGAGCTCCTGGTGTGGCGCCCGGAGGCGGTGGCCTCGGAGCCCCCGGGGCCCGTGGGTCTGGAGGTGAAAATGGGCGCCCTGGTGCTgctgctcttgctcactcttctCTGCAGTCTGGTGCCCATCTGCGTGCTGCGCCGGCCTGGGGCCGGCCCCGAAGCCTCAG CCTCCCGCCAAAAAGCCTTGAGCCTAGTAAGCTGCTTCGCAGGGGGTGTCTTTCTGGCCACCTGTCTCCTGGACCTACTGCCTGACTACCTGGCTGCCATAGATGAGGCCCTGGCAGCCCTGCACGTGACG CTCCAGTTCCCCCTACAAGAGTTCATCTTGGCAATGGGCTTCTTCCTGGTCCTGGTGATGGAACAGATCACACTAGCTTACAAGGAGCAGTCAGGGCCACCACCTCGAGAGGAGACAAGAGCTTTGCTGGGAACAGCAAATGGTGGGCCACAGCACTGGCATGATGGGCCAGGGGTCCCACAGGCAGGTGGAGCCCCTGCAGCCCCCTCAGCCCTGCGTGCCTGCGTACTGGTCTTCTCCCTGGCCCTGCACTCGGTGTTCGAGGGACTGGCGGTGGGGCTGCAGCGAGACCGGGCTCGGGCCCTGGAGCTCTGCCTGGCTTTGCTGCTCCACAAGGGTATTCTGGCAGTCAGCTTGTCCCTGCGGCTGCTGCAGAGCCATCTGCGAGCGCAGGTGGTAGCTGGCTGTGGGATCCTCTTCTCATGCATGACACCTCTGGGCATTGGGTTGGGTGCAGCTCTGGCAGAGTCGGCTGGGCCACTGCACCAGCTGGCCCAGTCTGTGCTGGAGGGCATGGCAGCTGGCACCTTTCTCTATATTACCTTCCTGGAAATCTTGCCCCAGGAGCTGGCCACTTCTGAGCAGAGGATCCTCAAGGTCATCCTGCTCCTTGCAGGCTTTGCCCTACTTACTGGCCTGCTCTTCATCCAAGTCTAG